Part of the Prevotella communis genome is shown below.
CTGGGTTTTTCAGAGAAAATGTGAGGGTGTGAGGGTTGTGTCAAAGAAATCTTCAAAAAAAGTTATTTCTTTGTTTAATATCTGCCATCTTTTTCGTTATATAAATAGAATGACGCAAGAAGAGTTTACATATATAGCCAGCGAGATGCGTGCGAACGCCGTTACAGTAGCCCTGAAATGTGGGGCTGCATCTGCTGATGCCGAGGATATTGCACAGGATGTGATGCTAAAGCTCTGGTATCTGCATGAGAAGATGGACGATGCTACTCGCATGAAGAGTCTGGTGGCGATTACCACGAGACATGTGTGCATAGACAGATGGCGCACGACACGCACTCATGCGGAGGTGGGCAGCATGATGCCGCTTGTGGATGAAGGTTCGCTGTACGACCGTTTGGAATATGCAGAACTGGAGCAATGGATGAACGATCAGATAGATGCTTTGCCCAACACCTCACGAATCGTGCTGACGATGAGACAACTGGAACATCGTGAACTGAGCGAGATTGCAGATATCCTGGGTATCAAGCAGACATCCGTATCAACTTTGCTTGCTCGAGCAAGAAACGAACTAATGAATAAACTGAAAAGGAGGAACCAACGATGAATAGAATCTATGACAAACAAGAAATTGCCCGTATGCTCGATAGGTTCATGGCTGGCGAAACCAGTCTGAACGAGGAGCAGATGTTGGCGGAATACTTCCGTACCAACGAGGTGGGCGTTGAATGGCAGGAATACAAGGAGATGTTTGCCCTGTTCGATAGCGGAAAAGTGGACATCGAACCAGAAACGGAGGTCGCACAGCCTGTCAGCATTGACAATGAAAAAGTAAAAACGCTTCCAAAGGATGTCAACACAAAGCCCAAGATACTCCTCGGATGGGTGATGACTGGCATTGCGGCGAGCATATTATTCGTTATCGGGTTCAACATCTTTAATAAAGATGGAGAGCCAGAGGCGCAGGAGGTGTTGGTGGCGCAGGTGAATAAGCCTAACAATGCAAATCCAATAATGGAAACATCTTCGATCATACCCGAAGAACCTCAGGTGCTACAGCAGCCTTTGAAAAGAAGTCATCGTAAGCAAAGAGTTAATTCTAAACCGCAAAAAGCTCCCGTACAATATATGACGGACGAAATGGTTGACCAACTGTTGTCGAATAACCGTCAAGTTACGGCACTTCAGCCGACATCCGACAACAAAGAGATAGAAAACGAAATCAGAAGGCGAGGCGAGCTGCTGACCAATGACTTGCTGGCCTTCACAACAAACAAATAAAAACGAGCAACAAATATGAAGAACTTATTGATATTATCGTTATTATACATAACATTACAGGCAAATGCACAAGGCCTCAACGAGCGTGTCATCAAGTTAACTGATCAGTTGGACTCCATTGGAGTGGCAACTTTTGAGGCAAACTATTCACATGGTCTCAGGACTGAGTATATCGTCACCATCAGCTGTGACCTGTATGATGATTCCCCTGAACCCATCAAGTATCAGGACCAGCAGGGCAACATACTTTCCGTCACGCCGGAGCAAGACAAAAGAATACGTGACCTGTGGCGACGCAGCCATGAGAGCTACGACCTGATTCGCTCCACTAGTCGTCTGTTAGCCGAGGAAGGAACAGAGTGCTACATCTGGGAAAGTCACCGCAACGGCATTGACAGCCTGCTCTACTCTGTGGCACTCAGAGACTTCACAAACCAACAGGATAAGACTTACACGCCAGACCTATCGACGAATCCAGAATGGAGCAAATACGGTGGAGCCAAGGAAGGATTCATCCTGAAAGCTAATCCATCGCGTTTTCTTCCTAACAACGATATGGAAGCCTATAAAAAGAACCGATTCCAGCCCAAAAGCGAAATCAGCTTTACTTATAGACTGACCGTAGAAGAGGAAGACGAAGACACGGTTTACTATGTGGATTACAGAGAACTAGCAGAAATTATTGACAAAGTGTTTCAAACAGATGGTGTTAAAAGTCATCCCATTCTGATTACCCATGATAAGGGGGCGAAGGTTGAGAATTTCAAACCAGAAATAATCTCAAGCGAAATCACCCATCCAGATCTTGATGGCGAGACGCACGGCACAGTCTATGAGATAAAAACAGCCGAGTTGGCTAATACCCTGCGCCGCCTATTGTCCGCCGAGATAGGCAACTATGTCGATCGTCATAGAAATCTGAACTATCTTTATCGTCCTTTACAAGACTACTCCGGCGACATGCGCGGTATGTTCAGCAGCAACAATTGGGTTATTCGCACAGAATTTCATACCAAGCATTGGTATACCTTTGACAAACATCTGTCGTGTAGAGTGCTCCTTCACCATGTCGGTTCCAAAGCCTACGTCCTCGTCCTTGAATCTGTCAACGACTTCTGGCTTCCTAAAGACTGGCATAAACTAAAAAGTTGGAAGAATGGAGTAAAGGAATATCTATAATTACAACTATAGATTATCAGGATAGAAGTAAATAATTTAGGACTTTTATTCCTGCAAAGATTCCATTTTAAAGAAAAAGATGTAATTTTGCAGACGAAAGTGTTTTCTATAAAAAAACTATGTCGATATGAGTATTGAGGACAAAAGCAGATATGTGAATGATGCAGTGGAGCTGCTGAAGGAACTGATTGCTACGCCACGCGTGAGCAGGGATGAGACCGCAGCTGCTGATAAGATGGAGGCGAAGATGCGCGAGTGGGGGATGAACCCACGACGCGAGGCTAACAACCTGTGGGTGGTATCGGACAACTATGATGAGGCTAAGCAGACCATTCTCCTCAATGCACATATCGATACGGTGAAGCCAGTGGCTACGTGGACAAAGAATCCGCATGAGCCCCTGATGGAAGGCGATAAGCTCTTTGGCCTGGGTTCGAATGACTGTGGCGGCGGACTGGTAACGCTCCTGCAGGTGTTTCGTATCCTGAATAGTATGCCTCGCACGTATAACCTTATCTATCTGGCATCGGCCGAGGAGGAGGTGTCGGGCAAGAATGGGGTAGAGCATGTGCTGCCTATGTTGCCAAAGATTGACGTGGCGATTGTGGGCGAACCTACGGGTATGCAACCTGCCATCGCCGAGAAGGGACTGATGGTGGTAGATGGTTATGCGAAGGGTGTGAGTGGTCATGCGGCCAGAAACGAGGGCGTGAATGCTATCTATGAAGCGCTGGATGACCTGGTATGGCTACGCGATTACAGATTTGGCAAGGAGAGTCCGCTGTTGGGACCCACGAAGATGACGGTGACACAGGTTGAGAGTGGCACGCAGCACAATGTGATACCAGATAGCCTGCATTTCGTTCTGGATATACGTACCAATGAGTATTATCAGAATGAGTATGTGTTTGCTTTCCTTCAGAAACACATGAAACGCTGCGAACTGAAGGCTCGTTCGTTCCGTCTGCATTCTTCCTCTATCCCTGCAGACCATCCGCTGGTGAAACGTTGCGTGGAGTTGGGGTTGAAACCTTTCGGATCGCCAACATTGTCTGATCAGGCATTGATGTTGTTCCCCTCGTTCAAACTGGGACCAGGCGAGTCGTCACGCAGTCATAGCGCCGATGAGTTTATCTGCATCAGCGAGATAGAGAAAGCATTAACACTTTATCTGGATATTCTTAGCGTCTGAGCCAAGGACGCGGATCGAGCAACTCTGTCCAGTTGCGCAACTGGAACTGCATGGTGTTGCTGGAGCCGAGTGAGCCAAGCGTCTGGTTGGTGGTCACCTTCTGTCCTGCAGCAACGCTGACGGCGGCAAGGTCGCAATAGACGGAGATATACTTGCCGTGACGTACCATCACGATGTAGGAATTACCTGTAGAGTAGATCTTGCTGACCACACCATCGAAGACGCAACGCGCTTTGGCACCAGGCTGTCCCTTCAGGTGCAGACCCTTACTGCTGAGGTGCACATTACCCAGACCTTCCACGATATTAGAGCCAAAGCTACGTACTACCTGATAGGCACCTGTGATAGGCATGGGCAGACGACCCTTGTTGCCTGCAAAACTGCCTGAGAGCTTCTGGTCGGGGTCGGCACTGGTATAGGTACTGATTTCCTTCTTGGCCTGTTCTACGTGGCGCTCAGCCGTCTTACGCTCGTTCTCGGCTTCCTGTGCCCTTTGCTTGGCAGCAGCTTTCTCCTTGGCGGTCTTGGCAGCAAGTGCTTCGGCCTTTGCCTTCTCCTCGCGTGCCTTTGCCTCGGCCAGGCGGCGCTCGCGCTCCTTGCGTTCACGTTCCTTACGTGCCAGTTCCTCGGCCTTGCGTTTCTTCTCGGCTTCTATGCGTGCCTTTTCACGGGCAATCTCCTCGGCTATGAGTCTTTCAATCTTTGCATTCAGAGCAGCCTCCTGCTGTTGTTCCTTCTTGATGAGGTCCTGTACGGTGCGCTGCTCCTTCTGCAGTTGGGCTACCATCTTTTTCTGCTCAGCCTGCTTGCGCTCCATATTCTCCTGCTCGCGCTGTCCCTTGGCAAGCAGGTTGCTCTTCTCCTGTTTGCTGGCGCTGATTTCCTGCTTCTTCTCCTCAACCTGTTGCTGTTTCACCTTCACCGCTTCACCCTGTGCCCTTTGATAGGTGGCATATTCTTTCATGAAACGGGTGCGGCGATACATCTGGTTGACGTTCTGCGCGCTGAAGAAAAACATCATCTTGTTTCTCGACTTGCGGTTACGATGCATGTATCTCACGGAATTGGCATAGCGCTCCTGACGAGTCTTCAGTTCTTTCTGGAGCGTGTCCATCTGCGCTTCAAGAAAAGCCAGGTTCCTGTTGAGTGAGTCGATATCGGTCTTGATGGTGTCGATGGTACGACGTTTTTCGCTGATTTCATCGTTGAGAACCAGCACATCCTGCATCTGCTTCTTCACCTGCTGGTCAAGTACATGCTTTCTGCGCTTTTTCTCCTCGATATCTTTCTTGAGCCTTTTCTGGTCTGCCTGCAACTGTTCCCTTTGTGTGGGTTGCTTCTTCTTGGTTTGTCGCACTTTCGTAGTCGTCTGTTTGCGCTGCGTAGTCCTGCGCTTCGACTTTTGTGCCGGCGCAGCTATGCAGACAATAAGCATCAGTAGCAGTATGCAGATCTTTCTCATTTATTCAGCTTTCAGATAATTTCGGTATGTTACAGGGCCATGAAACGGCGCAGAATCTGGTC
Proteins encoded:
- a CDS encoding M20 family metallo-hydrolase; this encodes MSIEDKSRYVNDAVELLKELIATPRVSRDETAAADKMEAKMREWGMNPRREANNLWVVSDNYDEAKQTILLNAHIDTVKPVATWTKNPHEPLMEGDKLFGLGSNDCGGGLVTLLQVFRILNSMPRTYNLIYLASAEEEVSGKNGVEHVLPMLPKIDVAIVGEPTGMQPAIAEKGLMVVDGYAKGVSGHAARNEGVNAIYEALDDLVWLRDYRFGKESPLLGPTKMTVTQVESGTQHNVIPDSLHFVLDIRTNEYYQNEYVFAFLQKHMKRCELKARSFRLHSSSIPADHPLVKRCVELGLKPFGSPTLSDQALMLFPSFKLGPGESSRSHSADEFICISEIEKALTLYLDILSV
- a CDS encoding RNA polymerase sigma factor: MTQEEFTYIASEMRANAVTVALKCGAASADAEDIAQDVMLKLWYLHEKMDDATRMKSLVAITTRHVCIDRWRTTRTHAEVGSMMPLVDEGSLYDRLEYAELEQWMNDQIDALPNTSRIVLTMRQLEHRELSEIADILGIKQTSVSTLLARARNELMNKLKRRNQR
- a CDS encoding peptidoglycan DD-metalloendopeptidase family protein, which produces MRKICILLLMLIVCIAAPAQKSKRRTTQRKQTTTKVRQTKKKQPTQREQLQADQKRLKKDIEEKKRRKHVLDQQVKKQMQDVLVLNDEISEKRRTIDTIKTDIDSLNRNLAFLEAQMDTLQKELKTRQERYANSVRYMHRNRKSRNKMMFFFSAQNVNQMYRRTRFMKEYATYQRAQGEAVKVKQQQVEEKKQEISASKQEKSNLLAKGQREQENMERKQAEQKKMVAQLQKEQRTVQDLIKKEQQQEAALNAKIERLIAEEIAREKARIEAEKKRKAEELARKERERKERERRLAEAKAREEKAKAEALAAKTAKEKAAAKQRAQEAENERKTAERHVEQAKKEISTYTSADPDQKLSGSFAGNKGRLPMPITGAYQVVRSFGSNIVEGLGNVHLSSKGLHLKGQPGAKARCVFDGVVSKIYSTGNSYIVMVRHGKYISVYCDLAAVSVAAGQKVTTNQTLGSLGSSNTMQFQLRNWTELLDPRPWLRR